A section of the Sceloporus undulatus isolate JIND9_A2432 ecotype Alabama chromosome 3, SceUnd_v1.1, whole genome shotgun sequence genome encodes:
- the ARHGEF4 gene encoding rho guanine nucleotide exchange factor 4 isoform X2, with amino-acid sequence MLCSCFYWHFTEERVGLLLCGNKCALGASPRIGYKSAQQLISDGGVVYAEALWDHVTMDDQELGFKAGDVIEVMDATNKEWWWGRIMDSEGWFPASFVRLRVNQDEPMEDYPLKLEDGREEDSRSAAHRYGMGHTNKDQMRTNVINEILSTERDYIKHLKDICEGYIKQCRKRADMFTEEQLKTIFGNIEDIYKCQKKFVKALEKKFNKDYPHLSEVGSCFLEYQNEFQIYSEYCNNHPNACMELSRLTKVSKYVYFFEACRLLQKMIDISLDGFLLTPVQKICKYPLQLAELLKYTNPQHRDFKDVEAALNAMKNVARLINERKRRLENIDKIAQWQSSIEDWEGEDVLVKSSELIYSGELTKISQPQAKSHQRMFFLFDHQLVCCKKDLLRRDILYYKSRINMDHMEILDVEDGKDKDFNITVKNAFKLYCRDTEEVHLFCAKKPEQKQRWLKAFENERKQVQLDQETGFSITEVQKKQAMLNASKQNQSGKPKVVTRTYYDFLMRQKHPTLPTNLPQQQVFMLAEPKRKPSNFWQNISRLAPFRK; translated from the exons CTCATCAGTGATGGTGGTGTGGTGTACGCTGAAGCACTCTGGGATCATGTCACCATGGATGATCAAGAGCTAGGCTTCAAGGCTGGTGATGTCATTGAAGTAATGGATGCTACTAATAAAGAGTGGTGGTGGGGCAGGATCATGGACAGTGAAGGATGGTTCCCAGCCAGCTTTGTACGG CTTCGAGTAAACCAGGATGAACCAATGGAGGACTATCCTTTGAAGCTAGAAGATGGTAGGGAAGAAGATTCAAGAAGCGCTGCCCACCGTTATGGTATGGGACATACGAATAAGGATCAGATGAGAACTAATGTTATCAATGAAATCCTGAGCACAGAAAGAGATTACATCAAACACCTGAAGGACATCTGTGAG GGCTATATAAAACAATGCCGTAAAAGAGCAGACATGTTCACAGAGGAGCAGCTGAAGACAATCTTTGGGAATATTGAAGATATCTACAAGTGCCAGAAGAAATTTGTTAAAGCACTGGAGAAGAAGTTCAACAAAGATTATCCACATTTGAGTGAGGTTGGCTCCTGTTTCTTGGAATAC CAAAATGAGTTCCAGATCTATTCCGAATACTGTAACAACCATCCAAATGCTTGCATGGAGCTTTCCCGCCTCACCAAAGTGAGTAAATACGTGTATTTCTTTGAAGCATGTCGCTTGCTTCAGAAGATGATTGACATCTCTCTGGATGGCTTTCTCCTGACTCCAGTGCAGAAGATTTGCAAGTATCCATTACAGCTTGCAGAACTGCTGAAATATACCAATCCACAACATAG GGATTTTAAAGATGTTGAAGCTGCTCTAAATGCCATGAAGAACGTAGCAAGGCTCATCAATGAGAGGAAGAGACGTTTGGAAAACATAGACAAAATTGCTCAGTGGCAGAGTTCAATAGAGGACTGGGAG GGTGAAGATGTTCTTGTCAAAAGTTCTGAACTCATTTACTCTGGGGAATTAACCAAAATTTCCCAACCTCAAGCCAAGAGCCATCAAAGAATGTTCTTCCTCTTTGATCATCAGCTTGTCTGCTGCAAGAAG GATCTCCTGCGACGTGACATCTTGTATTATAAGAGTCGAATCAACATGGACCACATGGAGATTCTGGATGTGGAAGATGGGAAGGATAAGGACTTCAATATCACTGTTAAAAATGCATTCAAATTGTACTGTAGGGACACAGAAGAAGTCCACTTATTCTGCGCCAAAAAGCCAGAACAGAAACAGCGCTGGCTGAAGGCATTTGAAAATGAAAGGAAGCAGGTTCAGCTTGACCAGGAAACTG GTTTTTCCATTACTGAGGTACAGAAGAAACAAGCCATGCTTAATGCCAGCAAACAGAACCAGAGTGGAAAACCAAAAG TGGTCACCAGGACGTACTATGATTTTTTGATGCGTCAAAAGCATCCCACATTACCTACCAATCTTCCCCAGCAGCAAGTCTTCATGTTGGCAGAGCCCAAACGCAAGCcttccaacttctggcagaacATCAGCAGGCTGGCACCCTTTCGAAAATAA
- the ARHGEF4 gene encoding rho guanine nucleotide exchange factor 4 isoform X3, translating to MDDQELGFKAGDVIEVMDATNKEWWWGRIMDSEGWFPASFVRLRVNQDEPMEDYPLKLEDGREEDSRSAAHRYGMGHTNKDQMRTNVINEILSTERDYIKHLKDICEGYIKQCRKRADMFTEEQLKTIFGNIEDIYKCQKKFVKALEKKFNKDYPHLSEVGSCFLEYQNEFQIYSEYCNNHPNACMELSRLTKVSKYVYFFEACRLLQKMIDISLDGFLLTPVQKICKYPLQLAELLKYTNPQHRDFKDVEAALNAMKNVARLINERKRRLENIDKIAQWQSSIEDWEGEDVLVKSSELIYSGELTKISQPQAKSHQRMFFLFDHQLVCCKKDLLRRDILYYKSRINMDHMEILDVEDGKDKDFNITVKNAFKLYCRDTEEVHLFCAKKPEQKQRWLKAFENERKQVQLDQETGFSITEVQKKQAMLNASKQNQSGKPKVVTRTYYDFLMRQKHPTLPTNLPQQQVFMLAEPKRKPSNFWQNISRLAPFRK from the exons ATGGATGATCAAGAGCTAGGCTTCAAGGCTGGTGATGTCATTGAAGTAATGGATGCTACTAATAAAGAGTGGTGGTGGGGCAGGATCATGGACAGTGAAGGATGGTTCCCAGCCAGCTTTGTACGG CTTCGAGTAAACCAGGATGAACCAATGGAGGACTATCCTTTGAAGCTAGAAGATGGTAGGGAAGAAGATTCAAGAAGCGCTGCCCACCGTTATGGTATGGGACATACGAATAAGGATCAGATGAGAACTAATGTTATCAATGAAATCCTGAGCACAGAAAGAGATTACATCAAACACCTGAAGGACATCTGTGAG GGCTATATAAAACAATGCCGTAAAAGAGCAGACATGTTCACAGAGGAGCAGCTGAAGACAATCTTTGGGAATATTGAAGATATCTACAAGTGCCAGAAGAAATTTGTTAAAGCACTGGAGAAGAAGTTCAACAAAGATTATCCACATTTGAGTGAGGTTGGCTCCTGTTTCTTGGAATAC CAAAATGAGTTCCAGATCTATTCCGAATACTGTAACAACCATCCAAATGCTTGCATGGAGCTTTCCCGCCTCACCAAAGTGAGTAAATACGTGTATTTCTTTGAAGCATGTCGCTTGCTTCAGAAGATGATTGACATCTCTCTGGATGGCTTTCTCCTGACTCCAGTGCAGAAGATTTGCAAGTATCCATTACAGCTTGCAGAACTGCTGAAATATACCAATCCACAACATAG GGATTTTAAAGATGTTGAAGCTGCTCTAAATGCCATGAAGAACGTAGCAAGGCTCATCAATGAGAGGAAGAGACGTTTGGAAAACATAGACAAAATTGCTCAGTGGCAGAGTTCAATAGAGGACTGGGAG GGTGAAGATGTTCTTGTCAAAAGTTCTGAACTCATTTACTCTGGGGAATTAACCAAAATTTCCCAACCTCAAGCCAAGAGCCATCAAAGAATGTTCTTCCTCTTTGATCATCAGCTTGTCTGCTGCAAGAAG GATCTCCTGCGACGTGACATCTTGTATTATAAGAGTCGAATCAACATGGACCACATGGAGATTCTGGATGTGGAAGATGGGAAGGATAAGGACTTCAATATCACTGTTAAAAATGCATTCAAATTGTACTGTAGGGACACAGAAGAAGTCCACTTATTCTGCGCCAAAAAGCCAGAACAGAAACAGCGCTGGCTGAAGGCATTTGAAAATGAAAGGAAGCAGGTTCAGCTTGACCAGGAAACTG GTTTTTCCATTACTGAGGTACAGAAGAAACAAGCCATGCTTAATGCCAGCAAACAGAACCAGAGTGGAAAACCAAAAG TGGTCACCAGGACGTACTATGATTTTTTGATGCGTCAAAAGCATCCCACATTACCTACCAATCTTCCCCAGCAGCAAGTCTTCATGTTGGCAGAGCCCAAACGCAAGCcttccaacttctggcagaacATCAGCAGGCTGGCACCCTTTCGAAAATAA